One segment of Triticum aestivum cultivar Chinese Spring chromosome 2A, IWGSC CS RefSeq v2.1, whole genome shotgun sequence DNA contains the following:
- the LOC123188234 gene encoding caffeoylshikimate esterase has product MTQEDAPAPVNFWGEHPATEAEYYAAQGAEGESSYFTTPDDAGARRLFTRSWRPVAGGGAGARPRALVFMVHGYGNDISWTFQATAVFLARSGFACFAADLPGHGRSHGLQAFVPDLEVAVADLLAFFRSVRRREEHAGLPCFLFGESMGGAICLLIHLRTPPGEWAGAVLVAPMCKISDRIRPRWPVPEILTLVSRFAPTLPIVPTADLIEKSVKVPAKRLIAARNPMRYNGRPRLGTVMELLRATDELGARLGEVTVPFLVVHGSADEVTDPAVSRALYEAAASEDKTIKMYDGMLHSMLFGEPEENIERVRDDILAWLSERCTPTATS; this is encoded by the coding sequence ATGACTCAGGAAGACGCGCCGGCGCCCGTGAACTTCTGGGGCGAGCACCCGGCGACGGAGGCGGAGTACTACGCGGCCCAGGGCGCGGAGGGCGAGTCGTCCTACTTCACCACGCCGGACGACGCGGGCGCGCGCCGCCTCTTCACGCGCTCGTGGCGCCCGGTTGCTGGTGGGGGCGCCGGCGCGCGGCCGAGGGCGCTCGTGTTCATGGTCCACGGCTATGGCAACGACATCAGCTGGACGTTCCAGGCCACGGCCGTCTTCCTGGCCCGCTCCGGCTtcgcctgcttcgccgccgacCTCCCCGGCCACGGCCGCTCCCACGGCTTGCAGGCCTTCGTCCCGGATCTCGAGGTCGCCGTCGCCGACCTCCTCGCCTTCTTCCGGtccgtccggcggcgcgaggagcacGCCGGGCTGCCGTGCTTCCTGTTCGGGGAGTCAATGGGCGGGGCCATCTGCCTGCTGATCCACCTCCGCACGCCGCCGGGGGAGTGGGCGGGGGCCGTGCTGGTGGCGCCCATGTGCAAGATCTCCGACCGGATCCGGCCGCGCTGGCCGGTGCCGGAGATCCTCACCCTCGTGTCGCGGTTCGCGCCTACTCTCCCCATCGTGCCCACGGCCGACCTCATCGAGAAGTCCGTCAAGGTGCCCGCCAAGCGCCTGATCGCCGCGCGCAACCCCATGCGCTACAACGGCCGGCCCAGGCTCGGCACCGTCATGGAGCTGCTGCGCGCCACCGACGAGCTCGGCGCGCGCCTCGGCGAGGTCACCGTCCCGTTCCTCGTCGTGCACGGCAGCGCCGACGAGGTGACCGACCCCGCCGTCAGCCGCGCGTTGTACGAGGCCGCGGCCAGCGAGGACAAGACCATCAAGATGTACGACGGGATGCTCCACTCCATGCTCTTCGGCGAGCCGGAGGAGAACATCGAGCGCGTCCGGGACGACATCCTCGCCTGGCTCAGCGAGAGATGCACGCCGACAGCAACTTCCTGA
- the LOC123188233 gene encoding peptidyl-prolyl cis-trans isomerase CYP37, chloroplastic encodes MASRMATVVFAGALPVPPRAPAAAAGGTKFVVWTKRPSFHNGIRCGAARGPRSRPHHASSPSTAEEGVLELLKSAVAAIAIIAQISVALPANAVLYSPDTNVPRTGELALRRAIPANPSMKTIQNSLEDISYLLRIPQRKPYGSMEGDVKKAMQIATENKEAMLASMPAELKEKGSELYTTLLEGKGGLQTLLKYIKDKDNDRLSVALASSLDTIAELELLQAPGLSFLLPKQYLEYPRLTGRAVVEFTVEKGDGSTFFPTAGGEPKSAATIQVVVDGYSAPLTAGNIAKLVLDGAYDGATLKSVSQAIIVDSETGKKGYTLPLEVMPAGQFEPLYRSPLSIQDGELPVLPMSVYGSVAMSHSEDSDEYSSPTQFFFYLYDKRNSGLGGISFEEGQFSVFGYATDGRDVLSQIKAGDKIRSAKLIQGRERLVLPAAASAPAPADPTPAPADPTLAPAES; translated from the exons ATGGCGTCGCGAATGGCCACGGTGGTGTTCGCCGGAGCCCTCCCCGTACCCCCGCGCGCTCCCGCGGCCGCGGCCGGCGGCACCAAGTTCGTCGTGTGGACGAAGCGCCCGAGCTTCCACAACGGCATTCGCTGCGGCGCCGCCCGTGGCCCGCGCAGCCGCCCGCACCACGCTTCCTCCCCAAGCACGGCTGAG GAGGGAGTTCTCGAGCTGCTCAAGAGCGCGGTCGCGGCGATTGCTATCATCGCCCAGATTTCCGTGGCGCTGCCGGCGAACGCGGTCCTCTACTCGCCGGACACGAACGTGCCCAGGACGGGGGAGCTCGCGCTGCGAAGGGCCATCCCTGCCAACCCAAGCATGAAGACCATACAG AACTCGTTGGAGGACATCTCGTATCTGCTGAGGATACCACAGAGGAAGCCGTATGGCTCCATGGAGGGGGATGTCAAGAAGGCCATGCAG ATAGCAACTGAAAACAAGGAGGCAATGTTGGCAAGCATGCCTGCAGAACTCAAGGAAAAGGGCTCGGAGCTATATACCACTTTGCTTGAAGGGAAG GGTGGTTTACAAACTCTCTTGAAATATATTAAGGATAAGGACAATGATAGACTCTCCGTAGCGCTTGCTTCTTCTCTTGATACTATTGCTGAATTGGAGCTGTTGCAG GCTCCAGGCTTATCCTTTCTCTTACCTAAACAGTATTTAGAGTATCCAAG GCTAACAGGAAGAGCAGTTGTTGAATTCACAGTTGAGAAAGGTGATGGCTCAACATTCTTTCCAACTGCTGGTGGTGAACCCAAAAGTGCTGCTACAATTCAG GTTGTAGTTGATGGATATTCTGCCCCACTGACTGCTGGAAACATTGCGAAACTG GTTTTGGATGGGGCATATGATGGTGCAACACTGAAATCTGTGAGCCAGGCAATCATTGTAGACAGTGAGACTGGGAAGAAAGGGTATACTCTTCCATTGGAGGTCATGCCTGCTGGACAGTTTGAACCGCTATACAGAAGCCCGCTAAGTATTCAG GATGGAGAATTGCCAGTCCTTCCAATGTCTGTATACGGCTCTGTTGCCATGTCACATAGTGAGGATTCAGATGAATACTCGTCACCAACCCAGTTCTTCTTCTATCTGTATGATAAGAGAAAT TCTGGTTTAGGAGGAATATCTTTCGAGGAGGGACAATTTTCAGTTTTTGG GTATGCCACAGACGGAAGAGATGTCCTTTCACAGATTAAGGCTGGAGATAAGATTCGCTCGGCCAAGCTGATACAGGGCAGGGAACGCCTTGTACTGCCGGCAGCAGCTTCAGCGCCAGCCCCGGCTGATCCAACGCCGGCTCCAGCAGATCCAACGCTGGCTCCGGCAGAGAGCTGA